One Paenarthrobacter aurescens TC1 DNA window includes the following coding sequences:
- a CDS encoding putative protein of unknown function (DUF993) (identified by match to protein family HMM PF06187) codes for MTSLILPTDDGGTREYRLQAATSWVKPTAPLTARRAYAAAHVIPEVAADNTPGAPAQLDWDATLAYRHELWSYGLGVADAMDTAQRGMGLDWAATQQLIKRTGAEAASVVAAGNAAITGKSVRDLVSCGAGTDQLDITALPEGAAGIQAVIDAYREQIAVVSEAGPKVILMASRALAKVANGADDYLHVYSTLLQEVDQPVILHWLGTMFDPALAGYWGSDDVSVATDTFLSLIREHSDKVDGVKVSLLDASHEVALRAALPEGVRLYTGDDFNYPELIDGDQTHHSDALLGIFAAIYPAASVALQKYDAGQGTEGRAILDSTRELGKHIFSAPTFYYKTGIAFMSWLNGKQPGFQMVGGLHSGRSVLHLAKTFELADQAGLLKDPSLAAFRMSDFLRINGVGA; via the coding sequence ATGACGTCACTGATTCTTCCCACCGACGACGGCGGCACCCGCGAGTACCGCCTTCAGGCAGCCACCTCGTGGGTCAAGCCGACCGCTCCTTTGACGGCACGCCGCGCTTACGCCGCAGCCCACGTCATCCCTGAGGTCGCCGCGGACAACACTCCCGGCGCACCGGCTCAGCTCGATTGGGACGCCACGTTGGCCTACCGGCACGAGCTGTGGTCCTACGGGCTTGGCGTTGCCGACGCCATGGACACCGCGCAGCGCGGCATGGGCCTTGACTGGGCAGCCACCCAGCAGCTCATCAAGCGCACCGGCGCCGAGGCCGCCTCCGTTGTTGCAGCGGGCAACGCTGCCATCACCGGCAAGTCCGTCCGCGACCTTGTCTCTTGCGGCGCAGGCACCGACCAACTGGATATCACTGCCCTTCCCGAGGGCGCAGCGGGTATCCAGGCCGTCATCGACGCCTACCGCGAGCAGATTGCCGTCGTCAGCGAAGCCGGTCCCAAGGTCATCCTCATGGCGTCCCGCGCCCTGGCCAAGGTTGCCAACGGCGCTGACGACTACCTGCACGTCTACTCGACACTCCTGCAGGAAGTCGACCAGCCCGTCATCCTTCACTGGCTTGGCACCATGTTCGATCCCGCACTGGCCGGCTACTGGGGCTCCGACGACGTCTCTGTGGCCACCGATACGTTCCTCAGCTTGATCCGCGAGCACTCGGACAAGGTTGACGGGGTGAAGGTTTCGCTGCTGGATGCTTCCCACGAGGTCGCCCTGCGCGCTGCACTCCCGGAAGGCGTCCGCCTCTACACCGGCGACGACTTCAACTACCCGGAACTGATCGACGGCGACCAGACGCACCACTCGGACGCCCTACTCGGCATCTTCGCTGCCATCTACCCGGCCGCTTCGGTTGCCTTGCAAAAGTACGACGCCGGTCAGGGCACCGAAGGTCGCGCCATCCTTGACTCCACCCGTGAGCTCGGAAAGCACATCTTCAGCGCCCCCACGTTCTACTACAAAACCGGCATCGCGTTCATGTCGTGGCTCAACGGCAAGCAGCCCGGTTTCCAGATGGTGGGCGGCCTGCACTCGGGTCGCTCCGTGCTGCACTTGGCCAAGACCTTCGAACTGGCCGATCAGGCCGGCTTGCTGAAGGATCCTTCGCTGGCCGCGTTCCGGATGTCCGACTTCCTGCGGATCAACGGGGTGGGCGCATGA
- a CDS encoding putative sugar phosphate isomerase/epimerase (identified by match to protein family HMM PF01261): MSADFSRLSLNSATTKKWTLAEAVDGCARAGIPAIGPWRDRVAEAGLDKAAKLIKDAGLRVSSLCRGGFLTAADAEGQAAALADNFEAVREAVALDTQELFLVVGGLAPGEKDVVAARQRVADRLEELVPFASENGVRLVLEPLHPMYAADRALISTLGQALDLAAPYDAKAVGVAVDTFHVWWDPELKAQIERAGRENRIASYQVCDFNLPIAADALLSRGMMGDGVIDFATIGTWVRDAGYTGDIEVEIFNQEIWDADGDTVLETMKQRYAELVLPFA, encoded by the coding sequence ATGAGCGCGGACTTCTCCCGGCTGTCGCTGAACAGCGCCACCACCAAGAAGTGGACCCTGGCCGAAGCCGTGGATGGTTGCGCACGGGCGGGGATCCCCGCGATCGGACCGTGGCGTGACCGCGTGGCCGAGGCTGGCTTGGACAAGGCAGCGAAGCTGATCAAGGACGCAGGTCTCCGGGTTTCCTCGCTCTGCCGCGGTGGCTTCCTCACGGCGGCTGACGCTGAAGGTCAGGCTGCAGCGCTGGCTGACAATTTTGAAGCCGTCCGTGAGGCAGTAGCGCTGGACACGCAGGAGCTGTTCCTGGTGGTTGGTGGGCTCGCTCCGGGTGAGAAGGACGTGGTGGCTGCACGCCAGCGCGTGGCCGACCGCCTTGAGGAACTTGTTCCGTTCGCTTCGGAGAACGGCGTGCGCCTGGTGCTGGAACCCCTGCACCCCATGTATGCCGCCGACCGCGCGCTCATCTCCACCCTTGGCCAGGCTCTCGATCTCGCCGCGCCGTACGACGCAAAGGCTGTCGGCGTCGCCGTCGATACCTTCCACGTCTGGTGGGATCCGGAACTGAAGGCGCAGATCGAACGCGCCGGCCGCGAAAATCGCATCGCCTCTTACCAGGTGTGCGACTTCAACCTGCCCATCGCTGCGGACGCGCTTTTGTCCCGCGGCATGATGGGCGACGGCGTCATCGACTTCGCCACCATCGGCACCTGGGTCAGGGATGCCGGATACACCGGCGACATCGAAGTTGAAATCTTCAACCAGGAAATTTGGGACGCCGACGGCGACACCGTCCTGGAAACCATGAAGCAGCGCTACGCGGAGCTGGTCCTCCCGTTCGCCTAA
- a CDS encoding hypothetical protein (identified by Glimmer2; putative), with the protein MMLLKTLNFFLDASGSHSGSGDSNSEPAPAFTSERLTSSAWEGWWDDADQGFPAEA; encoded by the coding sequence ATGATGCTCTTGAAGACCCTGAACTTTTTCCTCGACGCCAGCGGCAGCCATAGCGGATCCGGAGATTCCAACAGCGAACCCGCTCCTGCCTTTACTAGCGAACGCCTGACCTCCAGCGCTTGGGAGGGTTGGTGGGATGACGCCGATCAGGGCTTCCCCGCCGAAGCCTGA
- a CDS encoding hypothetical protein (identified by Glimmer2; putative) gives MSTEAHNTKLKTIRNGDSVRISGEVFLVDSIEPQEGSRNIRLELTAPDGGSVTFIGLPKAKVQLAARAS, from the coding sequence ATGAGCACTGAAGCGCACAACACCAAGCTCAAAACCATCAGAAACGGTGACAGCGTCCGGATCAGCGGTGAGGTTTTCCTGGTGGACTCAATCGAACCCCAAGAGGGCTCGCGAAACATCAGGCTGGAATTGACAGCGCCGGACGGCGGTTCGGTCACCTTCATCGGCCTGCCGAAGGCCAAGGTGCAGCTCGCTGCGCGAGCCTCCTGA
- a CDS encoding YihY family protein (identified by match to protein family HMM PF03631; match to protein family HMM TIGR00765): MTTQDSAHTSTAKAKTAPSPEDSRKPDSPNDLAKPTWMYIAKRTLREFTKDQCPDAAAGLTYYAVLALFPALLALVSLIGIFGDAGKTTGALLDIVQQFAPGPGVDAMRQPIEELTQSNAAGFALILGILVALWSASGYTTAFSRAMNRVYEVDEGRGFVKLRGTMLAVTVVSVVGAALVAGMLVLSGPVAEAVGGAIGMSETFLTVWNIAKWPILIIIVVAIIAVLYYFTPNVKQPKFRWMSMGSLIALVIFALASLGFGFYVANFSNYNKTYGALAGVIIMLLWLWILNMSLLFGAEFDAEMERGRQLQGGIKAEESIQLPPRDTKKSDKMQEKEDQVVRDGEEIRGTHGDEPRKNK, encoded by the coding sequence ATGACTACACAAGACTCAGCCCACACCAGCACCGCCAAGGCGAAGACCGCACCTTCCCCCGAAGATTCGCGTAAGCCGGATAGTCCCAACGACCTCGCCAAGCCCACGTGGATGTACATCGCCAAGCGGACCTTGCGGGAGTTCACCAAGGATCAGTGCCCGGACGCTGCTGCTGGTTTGACCTATTACGCAGTGCTTGCCCTCTTCCCGGCGCTGTTGGCGTTGGTCTCTCTGATCGGGATCTTCGGCGATGCAGGAAAAACCACCGGCGCCCTGCTGGATATTGTCCAGCAGTTCGCTCCGGGACCGGGCGTAGACGCCATGCGTCAGCCCATCGAGGAGCTGACTCAGTCCAACGCCGCTGGCTTCGCGCTGATTCTCGGTATTCTGGTGGCGCTTTGGTCCGCTTCCGGGTACACCACAGCCTTCAGCCGGGCGATGAACCGGGTGTACGAAGTGGACGAAGGCCGCGGTTTCGTCAAGCTGCGCGGCACGATGTTGGCGGTCACCGTTGTCTCCGTTGTGGGCGCTGCGTTGGTGGCAGGGATGCTGGTGCTGAGCGGTCCCGTAGCGGAGGCGGTAGGAGGCGCAATCGGAATGTCGGAGACGTTCCTGACCGTCTGGAACATCGCCAAGTGGCCGATCCTCATCATCATTGTGGTGGCGATCATTGCGGTGCTCTACTACTTCACCCCCAACGTCAAGCAGCCTAAGTTCCGTTGGATGAGCATGGGTTCCCTGATCGCTCTGGTCATTTTCGCGCTGGCGTCGCTGGGCTTCGGCTTCTACGTTGCCAACTTCAGCAACTACAACAAGACGTACGGCGCTCTCGCAGGCGTGATCATCATGCTGCTGTGGCTCTGGATCCTGAACATGTCCTTGCTGTTCGGAGCCGAATTCGATGCCGAGATGGAGCGCGGACGCCAACTGCAGGGCGGTATTAAAGCCGAAGAAAGCATCCAACTGCCGCCGCGCGATACCAAGAAGAGCGACAAGATGCAGGAAAAGGAAGACCAAGTGGTTCGGGACGGCGAAGAAATCCGTGGAACTCACGGTGACGAGCCCAGGAAGAACAAGTAG
- a CDS encoding xylose repressor (identified by match to protein family HMM PF00480), with product MDHGQWKRENFLNLQGGPTPVNEQAAPGRVGDVRRRNLSLVMDSIARTGDAKPSRAQLAAGTGLTKAAVSSLVADLVESGLVSEVGLYRDGERGRPGQGLELSARRGVVGMEINVDYLAVGLVDLGGNLRFHSTVESRNRGLEPEKVMERLGGLAAQAIAAAAAADISILGGGLAVPGLVDEQRNMVLSAPNLHWEHKELNPRSLLEGAPLGVRLSNEANSAALGELWYGEGRPDFLYVSGEVGVGGGVIIGSELYTGPGGSAGELGHIVVHPDGPACSCGGAGCLETFAGQEAIFEAAGIPDGSLGGRTQLLLAALAAQELQATQAVHDAGRYLGVALASSARLMDIEAVVLGGHFAVLAEWLRPALLGSLERHAPGLLDPGNLTVSSLEHSGTLLGAAGQVIRSVIESPFEFLLASKLA from the coding sequence ATGGATCATGGTCAATGGAAGCGGGAGAATTTTTTGAATCTGCAGGGAGGTCCCACGCCAGTGAATGAGCAAGCCGCGCCCGGACGCGTAGGTGACGTCCGCCGTCGAAATCTTTCATTGGTGATGGACTCCATCGCACGGACCGGGGATGCCAAGCCCAGCCGCGCGCAGTTGGCTGCCGGAACCGGGCTCACCAAGGCAGCCGTTTCCAGCTTGGTTGCCGATCTGGTTGAATCCGGGCTGGTCTCGGAAGTTGGTCTGTATCGCGACGGTGAACGGGGGCGGCCGGGCCAAGGCTTGGAGCTCAGCGCGCGCCGTGGCGTGGTGGGCATGGAGATCAATGTGGATTACCTGGCTGTTGGCCTCGTAGACCTGGGGGGCAACCTCCGGTTCCACTCCACCGTTGAATCCCGAAACCGGGGGCTGGAGCCTGAAAAGGTCATGGAACGCTTGGGTGGCCTGGCTGCCCAAGCCATAGCCGCCGCGGCCGCCGCGGACATCTCGATCCTCGGTGGCGGACTGGCGGTGCCGGGCTTGGTGGATGAGCAGCGCAACATGGTGTTGTCCGCCCCCAACCTGCACTGGGAACACAAGGAGCTGAATCCGAGGTCCTTGCTGGAAGGCGCCCCGCTTGGCGTCAGATTGTCCAACGAGGCCAACAGTGCCGCGCTGGGAGAGCTTTGGTATGGCGAAGGCCGGCCGGACTTCCTTTACGTCTCAGGTGAGGTGGGCGTGGGCGGGGGCGTCATCATCGGCTCAGAGCTTTACACCGGACCTGGCGGGTCGGCGGGCGAACTTGGCCACATCGTGGTGCACCCGGACGGGCCGGCTTGTTCCTGCGGTGGAGCCGGATGCTTGGAAACCTTTGCCGGCCAGGAGGCTATTTTCGAGGCGGCCGGCATCCCGGATGGCTCGCTGGGCGGACGCACGCAACTGCTACTGGCGGCCTTGGCCGCCCAGGAGCTGCAAGCCACGCAGGCAGTTCACGACGCCGGGAGGTACTTAGGCGTTGCGCTCGCGTCTTCTGCCCGGTTGATGGATATTGAAGCCGTAGTCCTCGGCGGGCATTTCGCCGTACTGGCGGAGTGGCTCAGGCCGGCGTTGCTCGGCAGTTTGGAGCGCCACGCGCCGGGCCTGCTGGATCCGGGCAACCTCACGGTTTCTTCCCTTGAGCATTCCGGAACGCTCCTCGGAGCCGCGGGCCAAGTCATCAGGTCCGTGATTGAGTCCCCGTTCGAGTTCCTGCTGGCGAGCAAGCTGGCCTAG
- the xylA gene encoding xylose isomerase (identified by match to protein family HMM PF01261; match to protein family HMM TIGR02631), whose protein sequence is MTPQPTPQDRFTFGLWTVGWTGADPFGVATRPALDPVEAVHKLSELGAYGITFHDNDLVPFDATASERDLILKNFKAALAETGLKTPMVTTNLFSHPVFKDGGFTSNDRSIRRFALSKILRNIDLAAELGAETFVMWGGREGSEYDGSKDLSAALDRMKEGVDTAAGYIKEKGYGLRIALEPKPNEPRGDIFLPTVGHGLAFIAQLEHGDIVGLNPETGHEQMAGLNFTHGIAQALWAGKLFHIDLNGQRGIKYDQDLVFGHGDLTSAFFTVDLLENGFPNGGPKYDGPRHFDYKPSRTDGYDGVWESAKSNMSMYLLLKERALAFRADPEVQEALATSGVFELGEPTLNAGETTADLLADASAFDTFNADQAAERSFAFVRLNQLAIEHLLGAR, encoded by the coding sequence ATGACCCCGCAGCCCACCCCGCAGGACCGCTTCACCTTTGGCCTCTGGACCGTCGGCTGGACCGGCGCCGATCCGTTCGGCGTAGCCACCCGCCCGGCGCTGGACCCGGTGGAAGCAGTCCACAAGCTCAGCGAGCTTGGCGCCTACGGCATCACGTTCCACGACAATGACCTGGTCCCCTTCGACGCCACGGCGTCCGAGCGCGACCTCATCCTGAAGAACTTCAAGGCAGCGTTGGCCGAGACCGGACTGAAGACGCCCATGGTCACCACAAACCTGTTCAGCCACCCTGTGTTCAAGGATGGCGGGTTCACCTCGAACGACCGTTCCATCCGCCGCTTTGCCCTGAGCAAGATCCTCCGGAACATCGATCTCGCTGCTGAACTGGGTGCCGAGACCTTCGTGATGTGGGGCGGCCGCGAAGGCAGCGAATACGACGGCTCCAAGGATCTTTCCGCAGCCCTGGATCGCATGAAGGAAGGCGTGGACACCGCGGCCGGCTACATCAAAGAGAAGGGCTACGGCCTGCGCATCGCCCTTGAGCCCAAGCCGAACGAACCCCGCGGCGACATCTTCCTGCCCACCGTGGGCCATGGCCTGGCGTTCATCGCACAGCTGGAACACGGCGACATCGTAGGCCTTAACCCGGAAACGGGCCACGAGCAGATGGCCGGGTTGAACTTCACCCACGGCATTGCACAGGCCCTGTGGGCGGGCAAGCTCTTCCACATCGACCTCAACGGCCAGCGCGGGATCAAGTACGATCAGGACCTTGTTTTCGGCCACGGCGACCTCACCAGCGCCTTCTTCACCGTGGACCTTCTGGAGAATGGCTTCCCCAACGGCGGACCAAAGTACGACGGTCCGCGCCACTTCGACTACAAGCCCTCCCGCACCGATGGTTACGACGGCGTGTGGGAATCAGCCAAGTCCAACATGTCCATGTACCTCCTGCTGAAGGAACGCGCACTGGCCTTCCGCGCGGACCCCGAGGTTCAGGAAGCACTCGCCACCTCAGGCGTCTTCGAACTGGGCGAACCCACGTTGAACGCTGGAGAGACCACGGCGGATCTGCTGGCCGACGCCAGCGCCTTCGACACGTTCAACGCCGATCAGGCCGCCGAGCGCTCGTTCGCCTTCGTCCGCCTCAACCAGCTGGCCATCGAGCACCTGCTCGGCGCCCGCTAG
- the xylB gene encoding xylulokinase (identified by match to protein family HMM PF00370; match to protein family HMM PF02782; match to protein family HMM TIGR01312), whose product MPLVAGIDSSTQSCKVVIRDSVTGALVRQGRASHPEGTEVHPDHWWSALQEAIAQAGGLEDVDAVSVGGQQHGMVCLDESGDVVRPALLWNDTRSATDAEELILEAGNGDATAGASYWASRTGTVPVASLTATKLRWLARNEPGNAQRTAAVCLPHDWLSWRLAGHGPGSGPASLDLLRTDRSDASGTGYFSASSGEYLPEVLNSTLGHVPVLPVVVGPLEAAGKTPGGALIGPGAGDNAAAGLGVSAAVGDVVISIGTSGTVFAVSDVPAQDESGLVAGFADATGNYLPLACTLNATRIFDATAALLGVTLTELGDLALSAPEGAEGLTLVPYFEGERTPNLPEATGSLHGITVSNYTPANMARAAVEGVLCSLADGLAALQAQGGSAQRIILVGGGAQSTAVQQIAAAAFGLPVFVPAPGEYVADGAARQAAGILTGKLPEWPLEGTEVCHRKTTGNPEFLTRYRHYAAKVAKG is encoded by the coding sequence ATGCCTCTCGTAGCCGGGATCGACAGCTCCACCCAGTCCTGCAAAGTGGTCATCCGGGATTCAGTCACTGGTGCCTTGGTACGTCAGGGCCGGGCCTCCCACCCCGAGGGCACAGAAGTCCACCCGGATCATTGGTGGTCAGCCCTCCAGGAAGCAATCGCACAGGCGGGCGGATTGGAAGACGTCGATGCCGTATCCGTCGGCGGCCAGCAGCACGGCATGGTGTGCCTTGACGAGTCCGGAGACGTCGTCCGCCCGGCGCTGCTGTGGAACGACACCCGTTCGGCCACGGACGCGGAAGAACTGATCCTCGAGGCCGGCAATGGCGATGCCACCGCGGGAGCGTCCTACTGGGCATCGCGCACCGGAACCGTGCCGGTGGCATCACTGACGGCCACCAAACTGCGATGGTTGGCACGGAACGAACCCGGGAATGCCCAACGGACAGCAGCTGTATGCCTTCCCCATGATTGGCTGTCCTGGCGCTTGGCCGGCCACGGACCCGGAAGCGGGCCGGCATCCTTGGACCTCCTCCGCACGGACCGCTCGGATGCTTCCGGTACGGGCTACTTCTCTGCCAGCAGCGGCGAATACCTGCCTGAGGTCCTCAACAGCACGCTCGGCCACGTGCCTGTACTGCCCGTTGTCGTCGGGCCGTTGGAAGCCGCGGGTAAGACACCTGGCGGCGCACTGATTGGGCCGGGGGCGGGCGACAACGCCGCAGCGGGACTGGGCGTGAGTGCCGCCGTGGGGGATGTTGTCATTTCGATCGGAACATCGGGGACGGTCTTCGCCGTTTCAGATGTTCCAGCGCAGGATGAAAGCGGGCTCGTGGCAGGCTTCGCGGACGCTACAGGCAATTACTTGCCGCTGGCCTGCACGCTCAATGCGACCAGGATCTTCGACGCTACAGCTGCGCTGCTCGGTGTGACCCTTACGGAGCTCGGCGACTTGGCTTTGTCTGCTCCGGAAGGCGCCGAAGGGCTGACTCTCGTCCCGTACTTCGAGGGCGAACGAACCCCGAACCTGCCGGAAGCCACGGGTTCACTCCACGGCATCACGGTTTCCAACTACACTCCCGCCAACATGGCACGGGCCGCAGTGGAGGGCGTGTTGTGTTCGTTGGCCGACGGGCTGGCCGCCCTGCAGGCGCAGGGTGGCTCCGCACAGCGCATCATCCTGGTGGGCGGCGGCGCTCAATCGACGGCGGTCCAACAGATCGCGGCCGCAGCCTTCGGATTGCCCGTCTTCGTCCCAGCACCCGGAGAATACGTGGCGGACGGCGCAGCCAGGCAAGCTGCAGGCATCCTGACAGGCAAATTGCCGGAATGGCCACTCGAGGGAACTGAGGTTTGTCACCGAAAAACCACCGGGAATCCGGAGTTCCTGACGAGGTACCGCCACTACGCTGCCAAGGTGGCCAAGGGCTGA
- a CDS encoding transcriptional regulator, lacI family (identified by match to protein family HMM PF00356; match to protein family HMM PF00532): protein MSTEESAPSRPPVMEDVARVAGVSHQTVSRVLNNHPNVSSKTRERVEQAITELGYRRNTAARSLVTRRSQTIGVLGSEMAQYGPSHTLLGVQQAAREAGYFVSIAALREVTPETIKDAMAHFMDQGVDGIVVTVPHPGTFDVLKDITAQVPLVAVGSIGDEHLTGATVDQRQGARLAVEHLLELGHQRIGHLSGPADWIDAAARIEGWRDALTEAGIEGETLIEGDWSAECGYREGLKIAADRSVTALFVANDQMALGVLRALNELGVRVPEDISVVGFDDQPESAYFIPPLTTVAQDFEELGRRCIGLLLDRLESGSTGTPVTVAPRLVVRSTTAPAIS, encoded by the coding sequence GTGAGCACTGAAGAATCCGCACCGTCCCGGCCTCCCGTCATGGAGGACGTTGCCCGAGTGGCAGGTGTCTCCCACCAGACCGTCTCCCGGGTGTTGAATAACCACCCCAATGTGAGCTCAAAGACCCGCGAGCGCGTGGAACAGGCCATCACTGAGCTGGGGTACCGCCGGAACACTGCCGCGCGAAGCCTGGTCACTCGGCGATCCCAGACCATTGGCGTGCTCGGCAGCGAAATGGCACAGTACGGGCCGTCGCACACCCTCCTCGGAGTCCAGCAGGCGGCGAGGGAGGCGGGCTATTTCGTCAGCATCGCGGCCTTGCGGGAAGTAACGCCGGAGACCATCAAGGACGCCATGGCGCACTTCATGGACCAAGGCGTTGACGGCATCGTGGTGACCGTGCCCCACCCGGGGACTTTTGACGTCCTCAAAGACATCACAGCGCAGGTGCCCTTGGTTGCTGTTGGGTCCATCGGTGACGAGCACCTCACGGGCGCCACGGTGGACCAGCGGCAGGGTGCGCGGCTCGCCGTCGAGCATCTCTTGGAACTGGGGCACCAGCGGATAGGGCACCTATCCGGGCCCGCTGATTGGATTGACGCCGCTGCCCGCATCGAGGGCTGGCGGGATGCGCTGACCGAGGCCGGGATCGAAGGGGAGACCCTTATTGAGGGCGATTGGAGCGCCGAATGCGGGTACCGCGAAGGTTTGAAAATCGCCGCAGACCGATCCGTGACAGCCCTGTTTGTCGCCAATGACCAGATGGCCCTCGGTGTACTCCGTGCGCTCAACGAACTTGGCGTCCGGGTGCCTGAGGACATCAGCGTGGTGGGCTTTGACGACCAACCGGAGTCGGCATACTTCATTCCGCCGTTGACCACGGTGGCGCAGGACTTCGAGGAACTCGGCCGGCGTTGCATCGGCTTGCTGTTGGATCGGCTGGAGAGCGGCAGCACCGGCACTCCTGTCACGGTGGCTCCGCGGCTGGTTGTCCGCTCCACAACGGCGCCAGCCATCAGCTAA
- the araB gene encoding L-ribulokinase (identified by match to protein family HMM PF00370; match to protein family HMM PF02782; match to protein family HMM TIGR01234) — protein sequence MNTSENIPLDEQFVIGVDYGTLSGRAVVVRVSDGAEIGSGVFEYPHAVVTDNLPGSSQRLPADWALQVPNDYRDVLRNAVPAAVADAGINPENVVGIGTDFTACTMVPTTADGTPLNELERFADRPHAFVKLWRHHAAQPQADRINQLAAERGESWLPRYGGLISSEWEFAKGLQLLEEDPEVYGAMEHWVEAADWIVWQLCGSYVRNACTAGYKGIYQDGKYPSQDFLTALNPDFKDFVSEKLEHTIGRLGDAAGYLTEEAAAWTGLPAGIAVAVGNVDAHVSAPAANAVEPGQLVAIMGTSTCHVMNGDVLREVPGMCGVVDGGIVDGLWGYEAGQSGVGDIFGWFTKNGVPPEYHQAAKDKGLGIHEYLTELAEKQAIGEHGLIALDWHSGNRSVLVDHELSGVVVGQTLATKPEDTYRALLEATAFGTRTIVDAFRDSGVPVKEFIVAGGLLKNKFLMQVYADITGLQLSTIGSEQGPALGSAIHAAVAAGKYKDIREAASSMAAAPGAVYTPIPENVAAYEVLFQEYRTLHDYFGRGTNNVMHRLKAIQRAAIQGSSHNGPAAQASTLEGASA from the coding sequence ATGAATACCTCTGAAAACATCCCGCTCGACGAACAGTTCGTCATTGGCGTGGACTATGGCACTTTGTCCGGCCGCGCCGTCGTTGTGCGCGTATCTGACGGCGCCGAGATCGGCAGTGGCGTATTCGAATACCCGCACGCCGTCGTGACGGACAACCTGCCTGGAAGCAGCCAGCGACTCCCCGCCGATTGGGCCCTCCAAGTACCCAACGATTACCGCGACGTCCTGCGCAACGCTGTACCGGCCGCCGTCGCCGATGCCGGAATCAACCCGGAAAATGTGGTGGGCATCGGTACCGACTTCACCGCGTGCACCATGGTTCCGACGACGGCGGACGGTACGCCGCTGAACGAACTGGAACGCTTCGCGGATCGACCACACGCCTTCGTCAAGTTGTGGCGTCACCATGCGGCCCAGCCGCAGGCGGACCGCATCAACCAGCTCGCCGCAGAACGCGGCGAATCTTGGCTTCCCCGTTACGGCGGTCTGATCTCTTCTGAGTGGGAGTTCGCCAAGGGACTGCAGCTCCTCGAGGAGGATCCGGAAGTTTACGGCGCCATGGAGCACTGGGTTGAGGCCGCCGACTGGATCGTTTGGCAGCTCTGCGGCAGCTACGTCCGCAACGCCTGCACCGCTGGGTACAAGGGCATTTACCAGGACGGAAAGTACCCGTCCCAGGACTTCCTGACTGCACTCAACCCGGATTTCAAGGACTTTGTGTCCGAAAAGCTCGAACACACCATCGGCCGCTTGGGAGATGCCGCCGGCTACCTCACGGAAGAAGCCGCGGCATGGACCGGCCTTCCGGCGGGAATCGCAGTAGCAGTAGGCAACGTGGACGCCCACGTCAGCGCACCGGCCGCGAACGCCGTTGAACCAGGACAGCTAGTAGCGATCATGGGCACCTCCACCTGCCACGTAATGAACGGGGACGTCCTCCGCGAAGTCCCCGGCATGTGCGGAGTAGTGGACGGCGGCATCGTGGATGGGCTGTGGGGTTACGAAGCAGGCCAGTCCGGTGTGGGCGACATCTTCGGTTGGTTCACCAAGAACGGAGTACCACCGGAATACCACCAAGCCGCCAAGGACAAGGGCTTGGGCATCCACGAGTACCTCACCGAACTCGCGGAAAAGCAGGCAATCGGCGAGCACGGGCTGATCGCCTTGGACTGGCACTCGGGCAACCGCTCAGTGCTGGTGGACCACGAACTCTCCGGCGTGGTGGTGGGCCAGACCCTGGCCACCAAGCCCGAGGACACATACCGGGCGCTGCTGGAAGCCACTGCCTTTGGCACCCGGACCATCGTGGATGCCTTCCGCGATTCCGGCGTCCCGGTCAAGGAGTTCATCGTGGCCGGAGGGCTCCTGAAGAACAAGTTCCTGATGCAGGTGTACGCCGACATTACCGGCCTGCAGCTCTCCACCATCGGATCAGAGCAGGGTCCTGCGCTGGGCTCGGCAATCCACGCAGCCGTGGCCGCAGGGAAATACAAGGACATCCGTGAAGCCGCCTCCTCCATGGCTGCCGCTCCCGGCGCCGTCTACACGCCCATCCCGGAAAACGTGGCCGCCTACGAGGTCCTCTTTCAGGAATACCGCACCCTGCACGACTACTTCGGCCGCGGCACCAACAACGTCATGCACCGCCTCAAGGCCATCCAACGCGCTGCGATCCAAGGCTCCTCACACAACGGCCCAGCGGCCCAGGCCAGCACTTTGGAAGGAGCATCCGCATGA